A genome region from Hevea brasiliensis isolate MT/VB/25A 57/8 chromosome 9, ASM3005281v1, whole genome shotgun sequence includes the following:
- the LOC131183296 gene encoding uncharacterized protein LOC131183296 isoform X3 has protein sequence MRLLNLRFSPVLRFSLCMKRSHGSFVQRVPNLHSLPVVLLLVIIQMDNRVIEEEVEEELQSTEVINVMERLVLIRTQEESFVIIAMSLAMQNIIVRNFREDFAQFSQYQASLKPISSPVIAIAESGSYDEAGYW, from the exons atgagactgctaaatctcagattctctccagttctgagattttctctttgcatgaaacgttcacacgggtccttcgtacagagagtacccaatcttcacagcctgccagtagtgctcttattagtcataatccaaatggacaacagggtaatagaagaggaagtagaggaggaattacagtcaacagaagtaatcaatgtaatggagaggctagttctaatcaggactcaagaggagtcatttgttattattgccatgagcctggccatgcaaaatataattgtccgcaacttcagag aggattttgcacagttttcccagtatcaggcatctctaaagcctatcaGTTCCCCTGTcattgcgatcgctgagtcag gatcttatgaCGAAGCaggttattggtag
- the LOC131183296 gene encoding uncharacterized protein LOC131183296 isoform X2: MRLLNLRFSPVLRFSLCMKRSHGSFVQRVPNLHSLPVVLLLVIIQMDNRVIEEEVEEELQSTEVINVMERLVLIRTQEESFVIIAMSLAMQNIIVRNFREDFAQFSQYQASLKPISSPVIAIAESGKSITCLVSSSSKWVIDSGATDHMTGSYDEAGYW, encoded by the exons atgagactgctaaatctcagattctctccagttctgagattttctctttgcatgaaacgttcacacgggtccttcgtacagagagtacccaatcttcacagcctgccagtagtgctcttattagtcataatccaaatggacaacagggtaatagaagaggaagtagaggaggaattacagtcaacagaagtaatcaatgtaatggagaggctagttctaatcaggactcaagaggagtcatttgttattattgccatgagcctggccatgcaaaatataattgtccgcaacttcagag aggattttgcacagttttcccagtatcaggcatctctaaagcctatcaGTTCCCCTGTcattgcgatcgctgagtcaggtaaatccattacatgccttgtgtcttcctcatccaaatgggttattgattctggtgcgacagatcacatgacag gatcttatgaCGAAGCaggttattggtag
- the LOC131183296 gene encoding uncharacterized protein LOC131183296 isoform X1, whose protein sequence is MDYLDFLCSGKGNISRIYDVCKALYRAEKEDKSFTAYFMDSKRVYEEVNVLLPFSPDVKVQQAQREQLAVMSFLAGLPSEYETAKSQILSSSEIFSLHETFTRVLRTESTQSSQPASSALISHNPNGQQGNRRGSRGGITVNRSNQCNGEASSNQDSRGVICYYCHEPGHAKYNCPQLQRGFCTVFPVSGISKAYQFPCHCDR, encoded by the exons atggattacttagattttctgtgttctggtaaagggaatatctcccgtatttatgatgtttgtaaggcattataccgtgctgagaaagaggataagtctttcacggcttattttatggattctaaacgggtatatgaggaagttaatgtattgttgccttttagtcctgatgtgaaagttcagcaggcccaacgggagcaactggctgttatgagttttcttgcaggccttccttcagagtatgagactgctaaatctcagattctctccagttctgagattttctctttgcatgaaacgttcacacgggtccttcgtacagagagtacccaatcttcacagcctgccagtagtgctcttattagtcataatccaaatggacaacagggtaatagaagaggaagtagaggaggaattacagtcaacagaagtaatcaatgtaatggagaggctagttctaatcaggactcaagaggagtcatttgttattattgccatgagcctggccatgcaaaatataattgtccgcaacttcagag aggattttgcacagttttcccagtatcaggcatctctaaagcctatcaGTTCCCCTGTcattgcgatcgctga